From Grus americana isolate bGruAme1 chromosome 22, bGruAme1.mat, whole genome shotgun sequence, the proteins below share one genomic window:
- the ARHGAP23 gene encoding rho GTPase-activating protein 23 isoform X4 — translation MNGIAFCLVGIPPPAPAQPTAGRRDGASPNANVPLEGPFPWVGPKTVVLRKSSQGGFGFTLRHFIVYPPESAVHSTAKEEENGNRAGPPRSRLEPMDTIFVKNVREDGPAHQAGLRTGDRLVKVNGESIIGKTYSQVIALIQNSDDVLELSIMPKDEDILQLAYSQDAYLKGNEPYSGGAQSIPEPPPICYPRKTYPFQARGAEPPPGQPPDARAHHPAAAGPSSPLGTTTLASTWREAGGSPVHRPDELQPGGPPPRPTAPHGHPSSFSRTGCPSNVASSLPDRYGMPPPTPSCYGVPKHVAEHQTHCGFKEGVGGLSGAGRPPREAAGSQRVPGRQECQQALSRWFCSQEPRRSASEERRHAMPPRYRSVSQDRLGGSAANPRGWPHSASHDTLLQPSREGWAPRARSDHYLGRYGRSMEALEPGALLSPRLDRSAWPPQRVCRATVTTAAQIIPHSSFTPSSSSSSSREPAPVQKHPSQPNLQSVDDSGYIGYRSYSPSFQRRTGLLHALSFRDPAFGGLPTFSISQRPAAPLPERVIPAIPPPTGPPPMPTAPREQRPESSRVPEQPEERREEVVLRQKPPTGRKMPPPLRQMNFVFPEGVKETDICDPPPAGSKGERPAAERQGRRVAPLAAPEDSLASIPFIDEPTSPSIDLKAKHIPASSVVSSAMNSAPAVATSPSSPTFAFALSRHYSQDCSSIKAGRRSSYLLAITTERSKSCDDGLNAFRDEGKILRRMPSRVPSLRMLRSFFTDGSLDSLGTSEDARSKRHSTSDLSDVPFSAVRKEGWLHCKQILTKKGKKVGGGIRQWKRVFAVLRTHSLYLCKDRREAVTCAPAPGEEEPPISIRACLVDISYSETKRKHVFRLTTADFCEYLFQAEDREDMLAWIKVIRENSKAEGEDPGFASQALINKKLNDYRKVSPAGAKPDSSPKGSRGLGIRAEFLKQTGTSTPRSPRQDAAVTKDESGSQKAPWGINIMKKNKKSVPRAFGVRLEDCQPAPDNKNVPLIVEACCKVVEDRGLEYMGIYRVPGNNAVVSSLQEQLNKGATEINLQDERWQDLNVISSLLKSFFRKLPEPLFTDDKYNDFIEANRIEDASERMRTLRKLIRDLPGHYYETLKFLVGHLKTIADHSEKNKMEPRNLALVFGPTLVRTSEDNMTDMVTHMPDRYKIVETLIQHSDWFFSDKEDKGEKTPVDEKEAQSVPNIEYLLPNIGRTAAPGDAAGSTRSGSAKPKGTWPSRKAPPHRELLAIPFVSAAARKRRKKREAEGVGSSTDDDMERRDTPGREREVEGTAATLPAPGKAPCSTGAEAAAPSPAGMEQESSLEPGGAGSDLAPDARSIVSGYSTLSTMDRSLCSEVQSVAGSRGEEADDERSELSHMETDTESREGARPRPGQADGGTGDEDKEPPGRPSFNSHRLIQCDTLARRKLGRPRPVGETPAPTTEDQGWIPPGRPSLREQLRQRLRASADDMGVRLRRAHSPETRRKKSSWRRHTVVVPGGIKDLNFNEWKEPRGLEVAPGPCHDKDSGLSSLESTKARPPAPAPAQPGTAGEVPGTKSPPGSPGPPAPLRFPQCL, via the exons CAGCCGACGGCGGGCCGGAGAGATGGGGCGTCCCCGAACGCCAATGTGCCCCTGGAGGGGCCCTTCCCCTGGGTGGGCCCGAAGACGGTGGTGCTGCGGAAGAGCTCGCAGGGGGGATTCGGCTTCACCCTCCGGCACTTCATCGTCTACCCCCCGGAGTCGGCGGTGCACTCCACCGCCAAG gaggaggagaacggGAACCGAGCAG GTCCCCCCCGGAGCCGCCTGGAGCCCATGGACACCATCTTCGTGAAGAACGTGCGGGAGGATGGGCCGGCGCACCAGGCTGGGCTGCGCACCG gggacCGGCTGGTCAAGGTGAACGGGGAGAGCATCATCGGGAAAACCTACTCGCAGGTCATCGCCCTGATCCAGAACAG TGACGATGTGCTGGAGCTCTCCATCATGCCCAAGGACGAGGACATCCTCCAGCTG GCGTATTCGCAGGATGCCTACCTGAAGGGCAACGAGCCGTACTCTGGTGGGGCGCAGAGCATCCCCGAGCCCCCCCCCATCTGTTACCCGCGGAAGACGTACCCCTTCCAGGCGCGGGGTGCCGAGCCCCCCCCTGGCCAGCCGCCGGATGCCCGTGCCCACCACCCCGCCGCCGCGGGCCCCTCGTCCCCGCTCGGCACAACCACGCTCGCCAGCACCTGGAGAGAGGCGGGTGGCAGCCCCGTGCACCGCCCCGACGAGCTGCAGCCTGGGGgtccccccccacgccccacCGCACCCCACGGACACCCCAGCTCCTTCTCCCGCACCGGCTGCCCCAGCAACGTCGCATCCTCTCTGCCTGACCGCTACGGgatgcccccccccaccccctcctgcTACGGGGTCCCCAAGCACGTCGCGGAGCACCAGACTCACTGCGGCTTCAAGGAGGGCGTCGGGGGGCTGTCGGGGGCCGGGCGGCCCCCCCGGGAGGCAGCGGGCAGCCAGCGTGTCCCCGGCCGGCAGGAGTGCCAGCAGGCTCTGTCCCGCTGGTTTTGCAGCCAGGAGCCACGGCGGAGTGCCTCGGAGGAGCGGCGGCACGCCATGCCGCCCCGCTACCGTAGCGTGTCCCAGGACCGGTTGGGGGGCTCGGCGGCGAACCCCCGGGGCTGGCCGCACAGCGCCTCGCACGAcaccctgctgcagccctcccGCGAAGGCTGGGCGCCCCGCGCCCGCTCCGACCACTACCTGGGCAGGTACGGGCGCTCCATGGAGGCGCTGGAGCCCGGCGCCCTGCTCTCCCCTCGCCTCGACCGCTCCGCGTGGCCACCCCAGAGGGTCTGCCGGGCCACCGTCACCACTGCCGCGCAGATCATCCCGCACAGCTCCTTCacgccttcctcctcctcctcctcctcacggGAGCCGGCGCCTGTGCAGAAGCACCCGTCGCAGCCCAACCTGCAGAGCGTGGATGATTCGGGCTACATCGGCTACCGGAGCTACAGCCCATCCTTCCAGCGCCGCACCGGGCTGCTGCACGCTCTCTCCTTCCGCGATCCGGCTTTCGGTGGCCTGCCCACCTTCAGCATCTCGCAGCGGccggccgccccgctcccggAGAGGGTGATCCCCGCCATCCCACCGCCCACCGGCCCCCCCCCGATGCCTACCGCACCCAGGGAGCAGCGGCCGGAGAGCAGCCGGGTGCCCGAGCAGCCGGAGGAGCGGAGGGAAGAGGTGGTTTTGCGGCAGAAGCCGCCCACGGGCCGCAAGATGCCACCCCCCCTGCGGCAGATGAACTTTGTCTTCCCCGAGGGGGTGAAGGAGACGGACATTTGTGACCCCCCGCCGGCTGGCAGCAAAGGGGAGAGGCCGGCGGCCGAGCGGCAAGGCCGGCGTGTGGCTCCCTTGGCAGCCCCCGAGGACTCGCTGGCGTCCATCCCCTTCATCG ACGaacccaccagccccagcatTGACCTGAAGGCCAAGCACATCCCCGCCTCCTCGGTGGTCTCCAGCGCCATGAACTCCGCACCCGCCGTcgccaccagcccctcctcgCCCACCTTCGCCTTTGCGCTGAGCCGGCACTACTCCCAGGACTGCA GCAGCATCAAGGCCGGCCGCCGCTCGTCCTACCTCCTGGCCATCACCACCGAGCGCTCAAAGTCCTGCGACGATGGTCTGAACGCATTTCGGGACGAGGGGAAGATCCTAAG GAGGATGCCCAGCCGGGTCCCCAGCCTCCGCATGCTGAGGAGCTTCTTCACCGATGGG TCTCTGGACAGCCTTGGCACGTCCGAAGACGCCCGCTCCAAAAGACACTCAACCTCCGACCTCTCGGACGTCCCGTTCAGCGCCGTGAGGAAGGAGGGCTGGCTCCACTGCAAGCAGATCCTCACCAAAAAGGGGAAG AAGGTCGGTGGAGGCATCCGGCAGTGGAAGCGCGTCTTCGCCGTGCTGCGCACCCACTCGCTGTACCTGTGCAAGGACAGGCGGGAGGCGGTGACCTGCGCCCCGGCCCCAGGTGAGGAGGAGCCGCCGATCAGCATCCGAGCGTGCCTGGTGGACATCTCCTACAGCGAGACCAAGAGGAAGCACGTCTTCCGGCTGACGACCGCTGACTTCTGTGAATATCTCTTTCAGGCAGAGGATCGGGAAGACATGCTGGCCTGGATCAAAGTCATCAGGGAGAACAGCAAGGCTGAGGGCGAG gACCCCGGTTTTGCCAGCCAAGCGCTTATCAACAAGAAGTTAAACGACTACCGGAAAGTGAG ccccgcagGTGCCAAGCCCGATTCCTCACCCAAGGGCTCTCGTGGGCTGGGGATCCGAGCCGAGTTCCTGAAGCAGACGGGAACCAGCACGCCCCGGTCCCCCAGGCAGGATGCGGCCGTCACAAAAG ATGAGAGCGGCTCCCAAAAAGCCCCATGGGGCATCAACATCATGAAGAAGAACAAGAAATCTGTCCCCCGGGCCTTTGGCGTGAGGCTGGAGGACTGCCAGCCTGCCCCGGACAACAAG AACGTCCCCCTGATCGTCGAAGCTTGCTGCAAGGTGGTGGAGGACCGAGGGCTGGAGTACATGGGCATCTACCGCGTGCCCGGGAACAACGCGGTGGTGTCCAGCCTGCAGGAACAGCTCAACAAGGGAGCCACCGAGATCAACCTGCAGGACGAG CGGTGGCAGGATCTGAACGTCATTAGCAGTTTGTTGAAATCCTTCTTCCGAAAGCTGCCGGAGCCCCTCTTCACTGACG ATAAGTACAACGACTTCATCGAGGCCAACCGGATAGAGGACGCCAGCGAGAGGATGAGGACGCTGCGGAAGCTG ATCCGGGACCTGCCAGGTCACTACTACGAGACACTCAAGTTCCTGGTGGGTCACCTGAAGACCATCGCTGACCACTCGGAGAAGAACAAG ATGGAGCCCCGAAACCTGGCCCTGGTGTTCGGCCCCACGCTGGTGCGGACGTCCGAGGACAACATGACCGACATGGTGACGCACATGCCCGACCGCTACAAAATTGTGGAGACCCTCATCCAGCAC TCAGACTGGTTCTTCAGCGACAAGGAGGACAAGGGCGAGAAG ACCCCCGTGGATGAGAAGGAGGCTCAGTCCGTGCCCAACATCGAGTACCTGCTCCCCAACATCGGCAGGACCGCGGCGCCCGGCGATGCCGCAG GCTCGACCCGCAGCGGCTCCGCCAAACCGAAG GGCACGTGGCCGTCGCGGAAGGCGCCGCCGCACCGGGAGCTCCTCGCCATCCCCTTCGTCTCGGCCGCTGCCcgcaagaggaggaagaagagagaggccGAGGGCGTCGGGAGCAGCACTGACGATGACATGGAGCGCAGGGACACCCCGGGCCGGGAGCGGGAGGTCGAGGGGACCGCGGCCACCCTGCCAGCACCCGGCAAAGCCCCCTGCAGCACCGGCGCCGAGGCGGCGGCCCCCAGCCCGGCCGGGATGGAGCAGGAGAGCTCCCTGGAGCCTGGGGGTGCCGGGTCCGATCTGGCGCCGGACGCCCGCTCCATCGTGTCAGGCTACTCCACCCTGTCCACCATGGACCGCAGCCTGTGCTCCGAGGTGCAGTCGGTGGCCGGGAGCCGCGGGGAGGAGGCGGATGACGAGCGCAGCGAGCTCAGCCACATGGAGACGGACACGGAGAGCCGGGAgggcgcccggccccggccggggcaggcagACGGGGGGACCGGGGACGAGGACAAGGAGCCCCCCGGCCGCCCCTCCTTCAACTCCCACCGCCTGATCCAGTGCGACACGCTGGCCCGCAGGAAGCTGGGGCGGCCCCGGCCGGTCGGCGAGACCCCGGCACCCACCACGGAGGACCAAGGCTGGATCCCCCCAGGACGACCCTCGCTGCGGGAGCAGCTCCGGCAGCGCCTGCGAGCCTCGGCTGACGACATGGGGGTCCGCCTGCGCCGAGCCCACTCCCCTGAGACACGCCGCAAGAAGAGCAGCTGGCGTCGGCACACCGTGGTGGTGCCCGGCGGCATCAAGGACCTCAACTTCAACGAGTGGAAGGAGCCGCGGGGGCTGGAGGTGGCCCCGGGACCCTGCCACGACAAGGACTCGGGGCTCAGCAGCCTGGAGTCCACCAAagcccggcccccggcccccgccccggcacagcccggcACTGCCGGCGAGGTGCCGGGCACCAAGagccccccgggcagccccggccccccggcccccctgcGCTTCCCCCAGTGTCTCTGA
- the ARHGAP23 gene encoding rho GTPase-activating protein 23 isoform X9, giving the protein MEQPTAGRRDGASPNANVPLEGPFPWVGPKTVVLRKSSQGGFGFTLRHFIVYPPESAVHSTAKEEENGNRAGPPRSRLEPMDTIFVKNVREDGPAHQAGLRTGDRLVKVNGESIIGKTYSQVIALIQNSDDVLELSIMPKDEDILQLAYSQDAYLKGNEPYSGGAQSIPEPPPICYPRKTYPFQARGAEPPPGQPPDARAHHPAAAGPSSPLGTTTLASTWREAGGSPVHRPDELQPGGPPPRPTAPHGHPSSFSRTGCPSNVASSLPDRYGMPPPTPSCYGVPKHVAEHQTHCGFKEGVGGLSGAGRPPREAAGSQRVPGRQECQQALSRWFCSQEPRRSASEERRHAMPPRYRSVSQDRLGGSAANPRGWPHSASHDTLLQPSREGWAPRARSDHYLGRYGRSMEALEPGALLSPRLDRSAWPPQRVCRATVTTAAQIIPHSSFTPSSSSSSSREPAPVQKHPSQPNLQSVDDSGYIGYRSYSPSFQRRTGLLHALSFRDPAFGGLPTFSISQRPAAPLPERVIPAIPPPTGPPPMPTAPREQRPESSRVPEQPEERREEVVLRQKPPTGRKMPPPLRQMNFVFPEGVKETDICDPPPAGSKGERPAAERQGRRVAPLAAPEDSLASIPFIDEPTSPSIDLKAKHIPASSVVSSAMNSAPAVATSPSSPTFAFALSRHYSQDCSSIKAGRRSSYLLAITTERSKSCDDGLNAFRDEGKILRRMPSRVPSLRMLRSFFTDGSLDSLGTSEDARSKRHSTSDLSDVPFSAVRKEGWLHCKQILTKKGKKVGGGIRQWKRVFAVLRTHSLYLCKDRREAVTCAPAPGEEEPPISIRACLVDISYSETKRKHVFRLTTADFCEYLFQAEDREDMLAWIKVIRENSKAEGEDPGFASQALINKKLNDYRKVSPAGAKPDSSPKGSRGLGIRAEFLKQTGTSTPRSPRQDAAVTKDESGSQKAPWGINIMKKNKKSVPRAFGVRLEDCQPAPDNKNVPLIVEACCKVVEDRGLEYMGIYRVPGNNAVVSSLQEQLNKGATEINLQDERWQDLNVISSLLKSFFRKLPEPLFTDDKYNDFIEANRIEDASERMRTLRKLIRDLPGHYYETLKFLVGHLKTIADHSEKNKMEPRNLALVFGPTLVRTSEDNMTDMVTHMPDRYKIVETLIQHSDWFFSDKEDKGEKTPVDEKEAQSVPNIEYLLPNIGRTAAPGDAAGSTRSGSAKPKGTWPSRKAPPHRELLAIPFVSAAARKRRKKREAEGVGSSTDDDMERRDTPGREREVEGTAATLPAPGKAPCSTGAEAAAPSPAGMEQESSLEPGGAGSDLAPDARSIVSGYSTLSTMDRSLCSEVQSVAGSRGEEADDERSELSHMETDTESREGARPRPGQADGGTGDEDKEPPGRPSFNSHRLIQCDTLARRKLGRPRPVGETPAPTTEDQGWIPPGRPSLREQLRQRLRASADDMGVRLRRAHSPETRRKKSSWRRHTVVVPGGIKDLNFNEWKEPRGLEVAPGPCHDKDSGLSSLESTKARPPAPAPAQPGTAGEVPGTKSPPGSPGPPAPLRFPQCL; this is encoded by the exons CCGACGGCGGGCCGGAGAGATGGGGCGTCCCCGAACGCCAATGTGCCCCTGGAGGGGCCCTTCCCCTGGGTGGGCCCGAAGACGGTGGTGCTGCGGAAGAGCTCGCAGGGGGGATTCGGCTTCACCCTCCGGCACTTCATCGTCTACCCCCCGGAGTCGGCGGTGCACTCCACCGCCAAG gaggaggagaacggGAACCGAGCAG GTCCCCCCCGGAGCCGCCTGGAGCCCATGGACACCATCTTCGTGAAGAACGTGCGGGAGGATGGGCCGGCGCACCAGGCTGGGCTGCGCACCG gggacCGGCTGGTCAAGGTGAACGGGGAGAGCATCATCGGGAAAACCTACTCGCAGGTCATCGCCCTGATCCAGAACAG TGACGATGTGCTGGAGCTCTCCATCATGCCCAAGGACGAGGACATCCTCCAGCTG GCGTATTCGCAGGATGCCTACCTGAAGGGCAACGAGCCGTACTCTGGTGGGGCGCAGAGCATCCCCGAGCCCCCCCCCATCTGTTACCCGCGGAAGACGTACCCCTTCCAGGCGCGGGGTGCCGAGCCCCCCCCTGGCCAGCCGCCGGATGCCCGTGCCCACCACCCCGCCGCCGCGGGCCCCTCGTCCCCGCTCGGCACAACCACGCTCGCCAGCACCTGGAGAGAGGCGGGTGGCAGCCCCGTGCACCGCCCCGACGAGCTGCAGCCTGGGGgtccccccccacgccccacCGCACCCCACGGACACCCCAGCTCCTTCTCCCGCACCGGCTGCCCCAGCAACGTCGCATCCTCTCTGCCTGACCGCTACGGgatgcccccccccaccccctcctgcTACGGGGTCCCCAAGCACGTCGCGGAGCACCAGACTCACTGCGGCTTCAAGGAGGGCGTCGGGGGGCTGTCGGGGGCCGGGCGGCCCCCCCGGGAGGCAGCGGGCAGCCAGCGTGTCCCCGGCCGGCAGGAGTGCCAGCAGGCTCTGTCCCGCTGGTTTTGCAGCCAGGAGCCACGGCGGAGTGCCTCGGAGGAGCGGCGGCACGCCATGCCGCCCCGCTACCGTAGCGTGTCCCAGGACCGGTTGGGGGGCTCGGCGGCGAACCCCCGGGGCTGGCCGCACAGCGCCTCGCACGAcaccctgctgcagccctcccGCGAAGGCTGGGCGCCCCGCGCCCGCTCCGACCACTACCTGGGCAGGTACGGGCGCTCCATGGAGGCGCTGGAGCCCGGCGCCCTGCTCTCCCCTCGCCTCGACCGCTCCGCGTGGCCACCCCAGAGGGTCTGCCGGGCCACCGTCACCACTGCCGCGCAGATCATCCCGCACAGCTCCTTCacgccttcctcctcctcctcctcctcacggGAGCCGGCGCCTGTGCAGAAGCACCCGTCGCAGCCCAACCTGCAGAGCGTGGATGATTCGGGCTACATCGGCTACCGGAGCTACAGCCCATCCTTCCAGCGCCGCACCGGGCTGCTGCACGCTCTCTCCTTCCGCGATCCGGCTTTCGGTGGCCTGCCCACCTTCAGCATCTCGCAGCGGccggccgccccgctcccggAGAGGGTGATCCCCGCCATCCCACCGCCCACCGGCCCCCCCCCGATGCCTACCGCACCCAGGGAGCAGCGGCCGGAGAGCAGCCGGGTGCCCGAGCAGCCGGAGGAGCGGAGGGAAGAGGTGGTTTTGCGGCAGAAGCCGCCCACGGGCCGCAAGATGCCACCCCCCCTGCGGCAGATGAACTTTGTCTTCCCCGAGGGGGTGAAGGAGACGGACATTTGTGACCCCCCGCCGGCTGGCAGCAAAGGGGAGAGGCCGGCGGCCGAGCGGCAAGGCCGGCGTGTGGCTCCCTTGGCAGCCCCCGAGGACTCGCTGGCGTCCATCCCCTTCATCG ACGaacccaccagccccagcatTGACCTGAAGGCCAAGCACATCCCCGCCTCCTCGGTGGTCTCCAGCGCCATGAACTCCGCACCCGCCGTcgccaccagcccctcctcgCCCACCTTCGCCTTTGCGCTGAGCCGGCACTACTCCCAGGACTGCA GCAGCATCAAGGCCGGCCGCCGCTCGTCCTACCTCCTGGCCATCACCACCGAGCGCTCAAAGTCCTGCGACGATGGTCTGAACGCATTTCGGGACGAGGGGAAGATCCTAAG GAGGATGCCCAGCCGGGTCCCCAGCCTCCGCATGCTGAGGAGCTTCTTCACCGATGGG TCTCTGGACAGCCTTGGCACGTCCGAAGACGCCCGCTCCAAAAGACACTCAACCTCCGACCTCTCGGACGTCCCGTTCAGCGCCGTGAGGAAGGAGGGCTGGCTCCACTGCAAGCAGATCCTCACCAAAAAGGGGAAG AAGGTCGGTGGAGGCATCCGGCAGTGGAAGCGCGTCTTCGCCGTGCTGCGCACCCACTCGCTGTACCTGTGCAAGGACAGGCGGGAGGCGGTGACCTGCGCCCCGGCCCCAGGTGAGGAGGAGCCGCCGATCAGCATCCGAGCGTGCCTGGTGGACATCTCCTACAGCGAGACCAAGAGGAAGCACGTCTTCCGGCTGACGACCGCTGACTTCTGTGAATATCTCTTTCAGGCAGAGGATCGGGAAGACATGCTGGCCTGGATCAAAGTCATCAGGGAGAACAGCAAGGCTGAGGGCGAG gACCCCGGTTTTGCCAGCCAAGCGCTTATCAACAAGAAGTTAAACGACTACCGGAAAGTGAG ccccgcagGTGCCAAGCCCGATTCCTCACCCAAGGGCTCTCGTGGGCTGGGGATCCGAGCCGAGTTCCTGAAGCAGACGGGAACCAGCACGCCCCGGTCCCCCAGGCAGGATGCGGCCGTCACAAAAG ATGAGAGCGGCTCCCAAAAAGCCCCATGGGGCATCAACATCATGAAGAAGAACAAGAAATCTGTCCCCCGGGCCTTTGGCGTGAGGCTGGAGGACTGCCAGCCTGCCCCGGACAACAAG AACGTCCCCCTGATCGTCGAAGCTTGCTGCAAGGTGGTGGAGGACCGAGGGCTGGAGTACATGGGCATCTACCGCGTGCCCGGGAACAACGCGGTGGTGTCCAGCCTGCAGGAACAGCTCAACAAGGGAGCCACCGAGATCAACCTGCAGGACGAG CGGTGGCAGGATCTGAACGTCATTAGCAGTTTGTTGAAATCCTTCTTCCGAAAGCTGCCGGAGCCCCTCTTCACTGACG ATAAGTACAACGACTTCATCGAGGCCAACCGGATAGAGGACGCCAGCGAGAGGATGAGGACGCTGCGGAAGCTG ATCCGGGACCTGCCAGGTCACTACTACGAGACACTCAAGTTCCTGGTGGGTCACCTGAAGACCATCGCTGACCACTCGGAGAAGAACAAG ATGGAGCCCCGAAACCTGGCCCTGGTGTTCGGCCCCACGCTGGTGCGGACGTCCGAGGACAACATGACCGACATGGTGACGCACATGCCCGACCGCTACAAAATTGTGGAGACCCTCATCCAGCAC TCAGACTGGTTCTTCAGCGACAAGGAGGACAAGGGCGAGAAG ACCCCCGTGGATGAGAAGGAGGCTCAGTCCGTGCCCAACATCGAGTACCTGCTCCCCAACATCGGCAGGACCGCGGCGCCCGGCGATGCCGCAG GCTCGACCCGCAGCGGCTCCGCCAAACCGAAG GGCACGTGGCCGTCGCGGAAGGCGCCGCCGCACCGGGAGCTCCTCGCCATCCCCTTCGTCTCGGCCGCTGCCcgcaagaggaggaagaagagagaggccGAGGGCGTCGGGAGCAGCACTGACGATGACATGGAGCGCAGGGACACCCCGGGCCGGGAGCGGGAGGTCGAGGGGACCGCGGCCACCCTGCCAGCACCCGGCAAAGCCCCCTGCAGCACCGGCGCCGAGGCGGCGGCCCCCAGCCCGGCCGGGATGGAGCAGGAGAGCTCCCTGGAGCCTGGGGGTGCCGGGTCCGATCTGGCGCCGGACGCCCGCTCCATCGTGTCAGGCTACTCCACCCTGTCCACCATGGACCGCAGCCTGTGCTCCGAGGTGCAGTCGGTGGCCGGGAGCCGCGGGGAGGAGGCGGATGACGAGCGCAGCGAGCTCAGCCACATGGAGACGGACACGGAGAGCCGGGAgggcgcccggccccggccggggcaggcagACGGGGGGACCGGGGACGAGGACAAGGAGCCCCCCGGCCGCCCCTCCTTCAACTCCCACCGCCTGATCCAGTGCGACACGCTGGCCCGCAGGAAGCTGGGGCGGCCCCGGCCGGTCGGCGAGACCCCGGCACCCACCACGGAGGACCAAGGCTGGATCCCCCCAGGACGACCCTCGCTGCGGGAGCAGCTCCGGCAGCGCCTGCGAGCCTCGGCTGACGACATGGGGGTCCGCCTGCGCCGAGCCCACTCCCCTGAGACACGCCGCAAGAAGAGCAGCTGGCGTCGGCACACCGTGGTGGTGCCCGGCGGCATCAAGGACCTCAACTTCAACGAGTGGAAGGAGCCGCGGGGGCTGGAGGTGGCCCCGGGACCCTGCCACGACAAGGACTCGGGGCTCAGCAGCCTGGAGTCCACCAAagcccggcccccggcccccgccccggcacagcccggcACTGCCGGCGAGGTGCCGGGCACCAAGagccccccgggcagccccggccccccggcccccctgcGCTTCCCCCAGTGTCTCTGA